One window of the Helicoverpa zea isolate HzStark_Cry1AcR chromosome 7, ilHelZeax1.1, whole genome shotgun sequence genome contains the following:
- the LOC124632056 gene encoding aldehyde dehydrogenase 1A1-like, whose translation MAPQIKYTKLFIDNEWVDAQSGKTFEAYNPHDGSVIAKVAEGDKADIDLAVAAAKRAFHRNSEWRQLDASQRGEIIRKFADLIERDGQYIAELESYNNGTVLNFASMFVGSFVKTARFVASCADKLHGDTLAADGEVFSYTLKQPVGVCGLILPWNVPVGMFINKVCTALAAGCTVVVKPAEQTPLTALVLAALLKEAGVPKGVVNVVNGFGPGAGTALTHHSDVAKISFTGSVEVGKLIQQAAGANNLKRVTLELGGKSPLVIMNDADLNIAVPYAANGVFFHQGQICIAASRLFVQSGIYDKFVEAAVKHAQTIKVGNPTDPTSQNGPQVDETMMTKVLGYIEKGKKEGAKLLCGGNRIGTTGYYIQPTVFADVTDDMTIAKEEIFGPLQSILKFDTLEEVIDRANNTNYGLAAGIFTTNVNTALQFSKYAEAGVVWVNMYLGLCPQAPFGGFKESGIGRENGMGSLDAYLEVKTVTISLPKKV comes from the exons atggcaccacaaataaaatacaccaaG TTGTTCATCGACAATGAGTGGGTTGACGCGCAGAGTGGAAAGACCTTTGAGGCATACAACCCTCATGATGGATCCGTCATCGCCAAAGTGGCTGAAGGTGACAAG GCTGATATTGACTTAGCAGTCGCTGCCGCAAAACGGGCTTTCCATCGGAATTCTGAATGGCGGCAATTGGACGCCTCTCAACGTGGTGAAATTATTCGCAAGTTCGCAGACCTCATCGAAAGAGACGGACAGTACATTGCGGAATTGGAATCATACAACAATGGCACAGTTCTAAATTTCGCTTCAATGTTTGTCGGAAGCTTTGTGAAGACTGCTCGTTTTGTAGCGTCTTGCGCTGATAAATTACACGGCGACACCCTTGCTGCag ATGGTGAGGTGTTCTCTTATACCCTGAAACAGCCAGTGGGAGTTTGTGGACTTATCCTTCCATGGAATGTACCAGTTGGCATGTTCATAAATAAAGTTTGCACTGCCTTAGCCGCGG GATGCACTGTGGTCGTCAAGCCAGCAGAACAGACTCCGTTAACCGCGTTGGTATTGGCGGCACTGCTAAAAGAAGCCGGTGTACCCAAGGGAGTCGTCAATGTCGTCAATGGCTTCGGCCCAGGTGCCGGAACAGCTCTTACTCATCACAGTGATGTTGCCAAGATTTCATTCACCGGCTCAGTTGAG GTTGGCAAACTGATACAACAGGCAGCTGGAGCTAACAATCTAAAGCGTGTGACTCTGGAGCTGGGCGGCAAGAGTCCTCTCGTTATCATGAACGACGCTGATC TAAACATAGCGGTTCCTTACGCTGCAAATGGAGTATTCTTCCATCAAGGACAAATATGCATAGCAGCTTCCCGCTTGTTCGTTCAGTCTGGCATCTATGACAAGTTTGTTGAAGCAGCTGTGAAGCATGCACAAACCATCAAGGTCGGAAACCCCACAGACCCAACTTCGCAAAACGGTCCTCag GTCGATGAAACTATGATGACGAAGGTGCTTGGCTACATTGAAAAGGGCAAAAAGGAAGGCGCAAAGCTGCTTTGCGGTGGTAACAGAATCGGCACAACTGGCTACTACATCCAGCCTACAGTCTTCGCTGACGTTACAGATGATATGACTATCGCAAAGGAAGAG ATTTTCGGCCCGCTACAAAGTATTTTGAAGTTCGATACCTTAGAGGAAGTCATAGACCGAGCTAACAACACCAACTATGGTTTGGCAGCTGGAATCTTCACAACAAATGTCAATACCGCACTGCAGTTCTCTAAATATGCTGAGGCTGGTGTCGTCTG GGTCAATATGTACTTAGGTCTTTGTCCTCAAGCACCCTTCGGTGGTTTCAAAGAGTCTGGAATTGGACGTGAAAA TGGCATGGGTTCTCTCGATGCTTACCTCGAAGTCAAGACTGTCACCATTTCCCTGCCCAAGAAGGTTTAA
- the LOC124631811 gene encoding aldehyde dehydrogenase 1A1-like, which produces MAPQIKYTKLFIDNEWVDAKSGKTFETYNPHDGSVIAKVAEGDKSDIDLAVAAAKRAFHRNSEWRQLDASQRGEIIRKFADLIERDGQYIAELESYNNGTVLNFASLFVSRFVKTARYLASCADKLHGDTLAADGEVFSYTLKQPVGVCGLILPWNVPIGMFINKVCTALAAGCTVVVKPAEQTPLTALVLAALLKEAGVPKGVVNVVNGFGPGAGTALTHHSDVAKISFTGSVEVGKLIQQAAGANNLKRVTLELGGKSPLVIMNDADLNIAVPYAANGVFFHQGQICIAASRLFVQSGIYDKFVEAAVKHAQTIKVGNPTDPTSQNGPQVDESMMTKVLGYIEKGKKEGAKLLCGGNRIGTTGYYIQPTVFADVTDDMTIAKEEIFGPVQSILKFDTLEEVIDRANNTNYGLAAGIFTTNVNNALQFSKYVEAGVVWVNMYFGQGPQAPFGGFKESGIGRENGLAALDAYLEVKTVTISLPKKV; this is translated from the exons atggcaccacaaataaaatataccaag TTGTTCATCGACAATGAGTGGGTTGACGCAAAGAGTGGAAAGACCTTTGAGACATACAACCCACATGATGGATCCGTCATCGCCAAAGTGGCTGAAGGTGATAAG TCTGACATTGACTTGGCAGTCGCTGCCGCAAAACGGGCTTTCCATCGGAATTCCGAATGGCGGCAATTGGACGCCTCTCAGCGTGGTGAAATTATTCGCAAGTTCGCAGACCTCATCGAAAGAGACGGCCAGTATATTGCGGAGTTGGAATCATACAACAATGGCACAGTACTGAATTTCGCTTCACTATTTGTATCAAGATTTGTAAAGACTGCTCGTTATTTAGCATCTTGCGCTGATAAATTACACGGCGATACCCTTGCTGCAG ATGGTGAGGTATTCTCTTATACCCTGAAACAGCCAGTTGGAGTGTGTGGACTTATTCTTCCTTGGAATGTACCCATTGGCATGTTCATAAACAAAGTTTGCACTGCCTTAGCCGCCG GATGCACTGTGGTTGTCAAGCCAGCAGAGCAAACTCCATTAACTGCGTTGGTGCTAGCGGCACTGCTTAAAGAAGCCGGTGTACCCAAGGGAGTCGTCAATGTCGTCAATGGCTTCGGCCCTGGAGCCGGAACAGCTCTCACTCATCACAGTGATGTTGCCAAGATTTCATTCACCGGCTCAGTTGAG GTTGGCAAACTGATACAACAAGCAGCTGGAGCTAACAATCTGAAGCGTGTGACTCTGGAGCTGGGCGGCAAGAGCCCTCTTGTTATCATGAACGACGCTGATC TAAACATAGCGGTTCCTTACGCTGCAAATGGAGTATTTTTCCATCAAGGACAAATATGCATAGCAGCTTCCAGATTGTTCGTTCAGTCTGGTATCTATGACAAGTTTGTTGAAGCAGCTGTGAAGCATGCACAAACCATCAAGGTTGGAAACCCCACAGACCCAACTTCGCAAAACGGTCCTCAG GTCGATGAATCTATGATGACAAAGGTACTTGGATACATTGAAAAGGGCAAAAAGGAAGGCGCAAAGCTGCTTTGCGGTGGCAACAGAATCGGCACAACTGGCTACTACATCCAGCCTACAGTCTTCGCTGACGTTACAGATGATATGACTATCGCAAAGGAAGAG ATTTTCGGCCCGGTGCAAAGTATATTGAAGTTTGACACCTTAGAGGAAGTCATAGACCGAGCAAACAACACCAACTATGGTTTGGCAGCTGGAATCTTCACAACAAATGTCAATAATGCCTTACAGTTCTCTAAATATGTTGAGGCTGGCGTCGTCTG GGTCAACATGTACTTTGGTCAAGGTCCTCAAGCACCCTTCGGAGGTTTCAAGGAGTCAGGAATTGGCCGCGAAAA TGGTTTAGCTGCTCTCGATGCTTACCTCGAAGTCAAGACTGTCACCATTTCTTTGCCCAAGAAGGTCTAA
- the LOC124631810 gene encoding aldehyde dehydrogenase 1A1-like: protein MAPQIKYTKLFIDNEWVDAKSGKTFETYNPHDGSVIAKVAEGDKADIDLAVAAAKRAFHRNSEWRQLDASQRGEIIRKFADLIERDGQYIAELESYNNGTVMNFASMFVGSFVKTARYLASCADKLHGDTLAADGEVFSYTLKQPVGVCGLILPWNAPVGMFLNKVCTALAAGCTVVVKPAEQTPLTALVLASLLKEAGVPKGVVNVVNGFGPGAGTALTHHSDVAKISFTGSVEVGKLIQQAAGANNLKRVTLELGGKSPLVIMNDADLNLAVPYAANGVFFHQGQICIAASRLFVQSGIYDKFVEAAVKHAQSIKVGNPTDPTTQNGPQVDETMMTKVLGYIEKGKKEGAKLLCGGNRIGTTGYYIQPTVFADVTDDMTIAKEEIFGPVQSILKFDTLEEVIDRANNTNYGLAAGIFTTNVNTALQFSKYVEAGVVWVNTYLSFTPQAPFGGFKESGIGRENGMAALDAYLEVKTVTVSLPKKV, encoded by the exons atggctCCACAAATAAAATACACTAAG TTGTTCATCGACAATGAGTGGGTGGACGCAAAGAGTGGAAAGACTTTTGAGACATACAATCCCCATGATGGATCCGTCATCGCCAAAGTGGCTGAAGGTGATAAG GCTGACATTGACTTAGCGGTCGCAGCCGCAAAACGGGCTTTCCATCGGAACTCCGAATGGCGGCAATTGGACGCCTCTCAGCGTGGTGAAATTATTCGCAAGTTCGCAGACCTAATCGAAAGAGACGGCCAGTATATTGCGGAGTTGGAATCATACAACAATGGCACAGTAATGAATTTCGCTTCAATGTTTGTAGGAAGCTTTGTAAAGACGGCCCGTTATTTAGCGTCTTGCGCTGATAAGTTACACGGCGATACCCTTGCTGCAG ATGGTGAGGTGTTCTCTTATACCCTGAAACAGCCAGTGGGAGTTTGTGGACTTATCCTTCCATGGAATGCACCCGTGGGCATGTTCCTCAACAAAGTTTGCACTGCTTTAGCCGCTG GATGCACTGTGGTTGTCAAGCCGGCAGAGCAGACTCCATTAACTGCGTTGGTGCTGGCGTCGCTGTTAAAAGAAGCCGGTGTACCTAAAGGCGTCGTCAATGTGGTCAATGGCTTCGGCCCTGGCGCTGGAACAGCTCTCACTCATCACAGTGATGTCGCCAAGATTTCTTTCACCGGATCGGTTGAG GTTGGCAAACTGATACAACAAGCAGCTGGAGCTAACAATCTGAAGCGTGTGACTCTAGAGCTTGGCGGCAAGAGTCCTCTTGTTATCATGAACGACGCTGATC TGAACTTAGCAGTTCCTTATGCTGCAAATGGGGTGTTCTTCCATCAAGGACAAATATGCATAGCTGCTTCGCGCTTGTTCGTTCAGTCTGGCATCTATGATAAGTTTGTTGAAGCAGCTGTAAAGCATGCACAAAGTATCAAGGTTGGAAACCCCACAGACCCAACTACACAAAACGGTCCTCAG GTTGATGAAACTATGATGACGAAGGTGCTTGGCTACATTGAAAAGGGCAAAAAGGAAGGCGCAAAGTTGCTTTGCGGTGGTAACAGAATCGGCACAACTGGCTACTACATACAGCCTACAGTCTTCGCTGACGTTACAGATGATATGACTATCGCAAAGGAAGAG ATTTTCGGCCCGGTGCAAAGTATTTTGAAGTTCGATACCTTAGAAGAAGTCATAGACCGAGCTAACAACACCAACTATGGTTTGGCAGCTGGAATCTTCACAACCAACGTCAATACCGCATTACAGTTCTCTAAATATGTTGAGGCTGGCGTCGTCTG GGTCAACACGTACTTGAGTTTCACTCCTCAGGCACCTTTCGGAGGTTTCAAAGAGTCAGGAATTGGACGTGAAAA TGGCATGGCTGCTCTCGATGCTTACCTCGAAGTCAAGACTGTGACCGTTTCCTTGCCCAAGAAGGTCTAA